DNA from Campylobacter sp. RM5004:
AGATATACAGGGTGTAATGCTATTAAATCTTATAAAGGAACAGGGTTTGTAAATGGTAAGCCAGATGGTTGTGGGATAAGCGATTGGAATCAACTTCATTCAATAGAAAGATATGTTAGATTTTATTATGATTTAGAAAATTATGGTTGCACTATTAGACCGGTTGATTATTTGGATTCAGAAGGTGTAGATGTTGTTTATGCTAGTAGCGGGCCTTTATATGCAGGAATTATTACTGATGATAAAAGAGTTTTATACTATCGCTCTTATGCAAATGCAACAGGTGGGCAGCCAAAAATAGACCAATTGCGTATAGGAAAAGCTAGAAATTTTAATCTTGATAGAGTTATTGGAAGAAATGAGACTTGTAGGCAAGCAATAGAAGAAATGACTGTTAAGAATATTTCTACTTATGGAACAAGAGATTTAGGTAAATCATCTGATTTTTTATTTTTTAATAATAATAATTTAGAGAATGGAACTTATTTTAACAAGGATTTATTTATAAGCCAAGGTATAGGCAAGTGTTATTTTACAAATCTTCAATATTATGATAGAAAGAATAGCGATAACACATTTACTGCATTTCCAGCAATTACAGCTCATAAGTTTTTATGGGGAGATCACGATAGATTTTTACAAAACTATTTAAAAGACGATGGAAAATATGCGATAGCTAATTATTCTATTGATAGAAAAAATATTTATAAAAGCGATAAACCTGGAAGTGAAACCAGTATTTTTTCATTACACACAAGACCTACAAGCTTTAAAGGAGCTGATGAAAACAGATATGGCAATACAAAAGATGGTAGATTAGAAGCTAAATATAATTTAATTTTTTATCCTGATGCGAATGATTCAAAAATGAGCTTAATTGATGAACAATTACAATCATTAAAATATAAAGTTGAAAACCTACCTTCGCATTTAAAAGATATAAATGAGTTTGATAAAGTAAGCTCACTTACATTTGATGTAAATAATAATGCTCAGCTAATATTTATGAATGATAGTGAAAAATTAGACCCTAATAGATTAAGTTATGCAAACAAACAAGAGTGTAATGTAGAAGATAAAAAAGGTTGTGAAAATATGAGTTTTAAATTTGAAAATTTCAAATATAAAATTTATAAACTAGAAAAAACCGACGGACATTATAAAATAGTTGGCGAAGAACCTGAAAAAACAGGGACTTATACTACTAATTATATGGCATTTAGGGTTGATGAAAATTTATTAAACACAATCGGTTATCAAAATAAAGATTCTATTTTATTAGAAGTAACTATAAATAATGGAAAATATGATGATAATAGACCATTTTTTGAATTAGATTCAAGCACTATTGTTAAAGCTAAAAAAGCAGGTAAATTTTATGCAATTATTAGTGATATAAAATTTGATGATAGTGCTTTAGGCTGGGGTTCTATTTGGGATAAGAGTGATGCTAAAAAACTACCTAAAATGAATGATAGTAATACAGGATATGATCCAAGTTCAGCAAATACAAGAATAGCAGCAAATCCAGTGTATTTGGGTATTTATAATAATTCTAAGCTTAAGTTAGATAATTTTGATAATTTTATTACTTTTGAAGTTAAAGACAATAATGGTAATTTAGTAAAAGGTAAAAGCATATCTTTTTATGAATTAGGAACAAATATTGTTAATGTTAGTAATGAAAATAAAGACTTATTAACAAATCCTATTTTTAAACCGACTAATAATATTAATTCATATCCGTTTTATAATGGAGTTTTAAAGATTGATAATTTAGAAGTTGGTAAATATGAGGTTTGCTATAACATTTATAGTAAAAGACAAATACAAGAAGAAATAAATAAAAATGCAAACAATAAAGACTCAAAAGCTCTTGTAGATTTGCCAAGAAAAGCTAGTGGTTGCACTAATAAATTTAGTATAAGACCAGCGTTTATTGAGTATTCAACAAAGACTAATTTCGTAGCAGGAGAAAATGCTTTAAGCGGTGGTAAATTAACCGAGTTTAATGTGAGTTTAAAAGATAGCTCTAAAAAAGACATTAATACAAATGAAAATTTCGCAATTACTAAAACAGATTTAATTGTAGAAAATAGTAAGCTTAATAAATATATTTTTGATTTAAATAACAAAAATCGTAGCGCTATTTCTAGTACTAATCCACAAGCTATAAATAAGAAAGGCGATAATTCTTATATTATTAATGATGTATATGTTAATTTTCCTTTATCAACTGAAGCAAAATTACAAATGTATGAAGGTGCATTTACAAAAGATGATAGTTTAGGTGGTTTTTGCAATAGTGGCTCAGCAAATAACGCAATAGGTTCAGATGGTAAAATAGGTTGCTTAATTACTAGTGAAAATCCTATCACATTAAATTTCTCTAGTACAAGAAATTATGTGTTAAAAGATGCAATAATAAATAATGCTTATACAAATACAAAAGTATTCTTCAAAAGTGAAATAGGCGATCAAAATAGCTTAAAAATACCTTTTGTTTTAAACAATCAAGGTATAAATAATCCTGCAAGCTTACCTTATGTATATCATAAATTTAATGATAATTTAGAGCTAGAATATGATTTAAATTTTGATAATGAAGATGATGCTGCTAGAAATAGATATTTAGTAAATATTGATGAGGTTTATACTGATAGTAGTTATTTAGTAAATGTTGCTAAAAAGAATATTAAAGTTACTAAAGTTATTTTAAGTAAAGATAAGTTAAATCAAGAATTTGATAAAAAAATTAGAAGAGCTATACAACGAAACAAGAACTACAAATATAAATGGCGTTATTGAAAAATACGGAGCAAAACCTGATAAGATTTCAGTAGATTTAGAATTAGCTTATTCAAGATATAAAAAGACTTTAGATAATAAAACTCTTGATAATAGTTTGGTTACTAAGCCAGATGTTGCAGAGTTTTCTTTATTAAGAAGTTCAAGCATAGGAGAAGTTGGCAAAACTAAGTTTAATCCTAATGACGATTATTCTTTTATTTATACAGGAGTAACCTATAAAGATAGTAAGATTCAAAATTCTAATACAATTACTTTAAAATCAAGCGATTTAGAATTATTTTATCTAAACAAAAAAGCTTCAAAAGTTAAATTTACTCCAGAAACTCCAACTTATAAAAAGAGTGCAAAAGACATTATAGATGAGCTAAAATTTATAGGAGATTATGGTTCTAGTTTTGCTAATAAAAAAGGAGATTTAGAAGTTACATTAAATCCTAGCCATTCTAATAAACAATATGTAAAAGAAATAGTAAATATTTCAAATACAAGCGATTTAAGTGGTTCATCATTTAGTATTGAATTTGCGAATAAATAATCTAAAAACAATGAAATAGGAAAATATATTCCTATTTCATAATTTAACTATTCAACAAAACAAAAAATCAAATTCCTATTTCAAATTCCACGATTTTTTCAAAGAATTTGAAATAGGAATTTGGATTTTAATTTCATAATGCTTTTGTTACAAATAAAAACATTTTCATAATTAATCTTAAAAATTATTATTAAATTAAGCTTTATTCATTAATATTTCTTTTTATTTTCAAAAAAGGTTATTTAATGAGTTCATCATTGCTTATTCAACAGATTTTCAATGGCTTTTCATTAGGCTCAATGTATGCGCTAATTGCTATTGGCTATACTATGGTTTATGGTGTTTTAAGGCTTATAAATTTTGCTCATGGAGATATTATGATGGTTGGAGCTTACGCTTGTTTGTTTGCTCTTAATCTTTTTACTTTTCCATTTGTTCCTGCATTTGGCTTTGCGGTATTGCTTTGCATTGCTTTAGGAATTAGCATAGATAAGATTGCTTACAAGCCACTTAGAAACTCTCCTAGGATTTCTTTATTAATCACAGCAATAGGTGTTTCGTTTTTCTTAGAAAACTTAATAAATGTATTATTTACAAGCACTCCACAGCCATTTAATGCACCTAGTATTTTAGTAAATCCTATTAGTTTATATGGGATTAGACTTAGTTTGTTAGATATTTTAATTCCGATTTTAACAATAATAATTTTAATTTGTGTTTTAACGATTTTATATAAAAGCAAATATGGTATAGCAATTCGTGCTTTAGCTTTTGATATTTCAACCGTTGGTTTAATGGGAATTGATGCGAATAAAATCATTGCCTTTGTTTTTGCTCTAGGTTCAATGCTAGCTTGTATAGGTGGTATTTTTTGGGCTTGCAAATATCCACAAATTGATCCAAATATGGGCGTTTTAATAGGCCTTAAAGCTTTTGGTGCTGCTGTTTTAGGCGGTATTGGAAGCGTTGGCGGAGCTGTTCTTGGAGGGCTTATTATTGGATTTTGTGAAGTTTTAATAGTAGCTTTTGTTCCTGATTTAGCAGGTTTTAAAGATGGTTTTGCGTTTATATTCTTAGTTTTTGTTTTATTATTTAAGCCAACAGGAATTATGGGGCAAGATTATGAAAGGAGTAGATTTTAATGCAAAAGGTATTTTCTATTGCTTTAATCATTTTATCAATTGCTAGTATTTTTCTAGCTGAATATTTTTTAAGCGATTATGCTTTAAGAACCTTTATAAATATTTGTATTTTTATAATCTTAGCAGCATCTTACAATCTAATAAACGGAGTAACAGGACAATTTAGTCTAGAGCCAAATGGCTTCGTTGCTGTTGGTGCTTATGTTAGTGCTTTATTATTATTAGATGTTGAAGCTAAAGAAGATCAATTTAGCTTACTAGACCCACATCCATTTATTTTGGCTTTTCATAGTGATAATTTTATAATAGCACTTTTAGCAGGTGGTTTTAGTGCTTTAGCTTTATCGTTAATTCTTAGCTTTGCGGTGTTTCGTGTAAGGGGAGATTATTTAGCTATTGTAACTTTAGGATTTGGAATAATCATAAAGCTTATTGCACTTAATTTTGCAGCATTTACAAACGGAGTTCAAGGCTTAAACGAAATCCCAAAACCTGATAATTTCTTATATATTGTTGGAAGCATTACCATAATTAGCATTATTTTGATTTTAAATATAATTTATTCAAAATATGGAAGAGCTATGAAGGCAGTAAGAGATGATGAAGACGCAGCTTTTGCTATGGGTATTAATACTTTTAGAATAAAGACTTTAGCTTTTGGCACGAGTGCATTTTTAGAAGGAATTGCAGGTGGGCTTTTAGCTTGTTATATTACTAGCGTTACACCTGAGCAATTTGACTTTTTATTCACATTTCAATTATTAATAATAATTGTTTTAGGTGGTTTAGGTAGCACAACGGGTGCAATTATCGGAGCTATTTTAGTAATAGGTGGAAGTGAATGGCTAAGATTTTTAGATGAGCCTATGAATATATTTGGATACCAAACACAAGGCTTACCAGGTCTTAGAATGCTTGTATTTTCTATCGCATTAATTTTTGTAATGCTATTTGCAAGGCGTGGTATTTTTGGCGATAAAGAGCTAAGCGATATTATTTTTAAAAGGTTTAAAAAATGATTTTAGAGCTTAAAAATATAGATAAGAATTTCGGTGGAGTAAAAGCTATAAATAATGCTAATTTAAGCGTAAAAAAAGGCGAAGTTTTTGGGCTTATTGGACCAAATGGAGCCGGAAAAACCACATTATTTAATATAATTTCAGGAGCTTATAAGCCAAGTGCTGGAGAAATTATTTTTGATGGTAAAGACATTACTAAATTAAATCAATTACAAATTACTAGATTAGGGGTTGCTAGAACTTTTCAAA
Protein-coding regions in this window:
- a CDS encoding branched-chain amino acid ABC transporter permease, giving the protein MSSSLLIQQIFNGFSLGSMYALIAIGYTMVYGVLRLINFAHGDIMMVGAYACLFALNLFTFPFVPAFGFAVLLCIALGISIDKIAYKPLRNSPRISLLITAIGVSFFLENLINVLFTSTPQPFNAPSILVNPISLYGIRLSLLDILIPILTIIILICVLTILYKSKYGIAIRALAFDISTVGLMGIDANKIIAFVFALGSMLACIGGIFWACKYPQIDPNMGVLIGLKAFGAAVLGGIGSVGGAVLGGLIIGFCEVLIVAFVPDLAGFKDGFAFIFLVFVLLFKPTGIMGQDYERSRF
- a CDS encoding branched-chain amino acid ABC transporter permease, with translation MQKVFSIALIILSIASIFLAEYFLSDYALRTFINICIFIILAASYNLINGVTGQFSLEPNGFVAVGAYVSALLLLDVEAKEDQFSLLDPHPFILAFHSDNFIIALLAGGFSALALSLILSFAVFRVRGDYLAIVTLGFGIIIKLIALNFAAFTNGVQGLNEIPKPDNFLYIVGSITIISIILILNIIYSKYGRAMKAVRDDEDAAFAMGINTFRIKTLAFGTSAFLEGIAGGLLACYITSVTPEQFDFLFTFQLLIIIVLGGLGSTTGAIIGAILVIGGSEWLRFLDEPMNIFGYQTQGLPGLRMLVFSIALIFVMLFARRGIFGDKELSDIIFKRFKK